The proteins below are encoded in one region of Nitrospinota bacterium:
- a CDS encoding type II secretion system F family protein produces MPTYTYKYQTKIGIKKGEVDADSLEAAENFLKKQKLNIVSVKEKPKDLLEGFGDQPTQKDLVVFVRQFATMIDAGVSLVQCLDILGTQAENRTLSRATFDIKSRLEQGDTFADALRRHPKIFDNLFCNMVEAGEIGGILDIIFNRLAAYIEKAAALRSKIKSAMVYPVSIMVIATTVVVFLLVFIIPQFSKMFQDMGGRELPAVTKSVIFLSDLVINNWYLLFILPVGGYFIFTKFYATESGQYSIDRLAMQLPVLGVLVQKVAVAKFTRTMGTLISSGVPIMEGLNITARTAGNKVIEKAVLAIIDEIKQGKGLSDPLRDQGVFPPMVVQMIGVGEHTGALDTMMEKIADFYDAEVDDAVDALTSLMEPMLMVFLGITVGYVVIAMYMPIFQMGAGG; encoded by the coding sequence ATGCCCACCTACACTTATAAATACCAGACAAAAATTGGTATTAAAAAAGGGGAAGTAGACGCCGATTCACTGGAGGCCGCGGAGAACTTCCTAAAAAAGCAAAAACTTAACATTGTTTCCGTCAAGGAAAAACCGAAGGACCTTCTTGAAGGATTTGGCGACCAGCCGACCCAAAAAGACCTTGTCGTATTCGTGCGCCAGTTCGCAACGATGATCGACGCTGGCGTTTCGCTAGTGCAATGTCTCGACATACTTGGAACTCAGGCCGAAAACAGAACCCTGAGCAGAGCGACCTTCGACATCAAATCCCGTCTTGAACAGGGAGACACATTCGCCGACGCGCTGAGAAGGCATCCGAAGATTTTCGACAACCTTTTTTGCAACATGGTCGAAGCGGGCGAAATTGGAGGTATCCTCGACATCATCTTCAATCGCCTCGCCGCGTACATTGAAAAGGCGGCTGCCCTGCGATCGAAAATCAAATCGGCGATGGTATACCCGGTTTCCATCATGGTTATCGCTACTACCGTCGTTGTTTTTCTACTTGTTTTTATCATCCCGCAGTTTTCCAAGATGTTTCAGGACATGGGAGGAAGGGAACTTCCCGCTGTAACCAAGTCCGTAATTTTCCTGAGCGACCTCGTTATAAACAACTGGTATTTGCTCTTCATTCTACCGGTTGGCGGATACTTTATTTTTACGAAATTTTACGCCACCGAATCGGGCCAATATTCGATAGACAGGCTGGCGATGCAGCTCCCCGTGCTCGGAGTGCTGGTTCAGAAAGTCGCGGTAGCCAAGTTTACCCGCACTATGGGAACATTGATATCATCCGGCGTTCCGATCATGGAAGGGCTTAATATCACCGCCCGCACAGCGGGTAACAAGGTGATAGAAAAAGCCGTTTTGGCGATCATAGACGAGATCAAACAGGGTAAGGGGCTTTCCGACCCTCTCAGGGATCAGGGTGTTTTTCCGCCGATGGTCGTGCAGATGATAGGCGTAGGAGAACATACAGGCGCTCTTGATACGATGATGGAAAAGATCGCCGACTTCTACGATGCAGAGGTCGACGACGCGGTTGACGCACTTACATCGCTTATGGAGCCTATGCTAATGGTTTTTCTAGGCATCACCGTCGGATACGTCGTCATAGCCATGTACATGCCGATCTTCCAGATGGGCGCTGGAGGTTAG